Part of the Flavobacterium sp. MDT1-60 genome, AAAAAGGCAAATAAAAATTACATCAAATTAAGCAGTCAAAAGAATATTGAAGGCCTTAAAAGTGAAGGCTATACTTTTAAATCAGGTAAAAACGGTGTTGAAATTACTGGAAATGCTGCTATTGGTACTTTCTACGGAATGCAAACCCTTATTCAATTATTGCCCGTTGAAAAAAGTAAAAATCTCGCAATTGCAGCAGTAGAAGTGAAAGATGAGCCTCGTTTTGCTTACAGAGGAGCGATGTTGGATGTGGGACGCCATTATTTTCCTGTTGCATTTGTAAAAAAATATATTGATTATCTGGCTTTGCACAAAATGAATTATTTTCATTGGCATCTAACGGAAGATCAGGGATGGAGAATCGAAATCAAAAAATATCCTAAGCTTACTGAAATAGGTTCTAAGAGAAATGGGAGCATTATTGGCAGCTATCCGGGTAAAGGAAGCGATAATACACCAGAGGGTGGTTTTTATACTCAGGAAGAAGTAAAAGATATTGTTAAATATGCTTCAGACCGATTTATTACCGTAATTCCGGAAATTGAAATGCCGGGACATAGTAGTGCTGCTATTGCTGCTTATCCGGAGTTGAGCTGTTTTCCGAATGAGAAAACGCAACTTCCTGACAATATGATTTCAGCTAAGAGTAAGCAGGAAATGGCAAACGGAAGAATTAAAATTGTTCAGGAAACCTGGGGAGTTCACTCAGATGTTTATGTTCCAAGTGAATATACGTTTAAATTTTTGCAGGATGTTATTGATGAAATAGTGGTTTTATTTCCTTCAAAATACATTCATGTTGGAGGTGATGAATCTCCTAAAGATGCCTGGAAAAGAAGCGAGTTTTGTCAGCAATTAATAAAAGAAAAAGGTTTGAAGGACGAGCATGGTCTTCAAAGTTATTTTATTCAGCGCATGGAAAAATATATTAATGGAAAAGGAAGAACCCTAATTGGCTGGGATGAAATATTAGAAGGAGGACTTGCTCCAAATGCCGTAGTAATGAGCTGGAGAGGCGAGGAAGGCGGAATTGCAGCTGCAAAAGAAAACCATCAGGTTATTATGACACCAGGCAGCCATGTTTATTTAGATCATTCTCAAACCAAAAATGAAAAAGAAGTTACTATTGGTGGCTATTTACCAATAGAAACAGTATATAGTTATGAACCAGTTCCTAAAGAATTAAATGAACAACAGGCAAAATACGTTTTAGGGGCTCAGGGAAATGTCTGGACAGAATATATGGCAAATCCTGCCAAAGTGGAGTATATGATATTTCCTCGTTTGAGTGCTTTGAGTGAAGTATTATGGTCTTCAAAAGAAAACAAAAACTGGTCTGGATTTCAAACGAAAATTGAAACCATGAAAAAACGATATACTATTTGGGGAGCAAACTATTTCAAAGAGTAATAAGTTATTATTAAGAAAGAAAATCTTTAAAAAGAAAAACGAGGAACCTAAAGTTCCTCGTTTTTTAATTATCCAAAAAGTAATTTAGATGCTGTGATGCTTATTTTTTTAACGCAAAGCATATCTTAATTTGATTCCGTAAGAAACCAATGTTAAATCAGAAGCAAGTGAGGAATCAAATATAGAATTGTATCCCAACTGTACTGGCAGCTCAGGATTGTATTGAATCAGATTTTTATTTTCAGGTTTATCATAAATATTATTTAATCCATAATCTAAATAAACACCAACGTATAATGAACTTCGTGTCCCTATTTTTTGTTTTAGACCAGTTTCAAAAGTAGCTGAATAAGATACATCAGTATCAAGATCCTGTTTATTTGTTCTGATATTGTCTGTACTTGCAAACCCGGCAAATGCGGGCGCAAACAATTCAATATTATATTGTGGATAATAGCCACTTGTAATCAGATTTTGGATTTTTGTTTCGTATGTCCCGTTTACCGCAAACCCAATCTTAGCTCCGGCAGCAAGATATAATTGTGAAGTTCCAGGCGTTTCATACTGAATACCAATGGGGATATTAATATATCCTAAGTTTTGTTCTTCTCTCAAATTGGTAGCTCTGTATCGAAACTGAAAAGATTCGCTTTCAGCATCTGTGGTCATATATTGCCCATAAATATATTGCGATTTAGAATCAGCGCTATAGGTTTGATATTCTACACCAATTCCCAAACTTACAGTTTCGCTTAAATAATAAGAATAACGAATTCCTGCACTAAATCCATTTCCGTGAACTACTTCCCCTACAGACAAATAATCCAGATAGGAAAACGGACCACCTAAGGATATGGATAGTTCCTGTTTCTTATCCTGACCATAACTATTCAGGTACATAATTAAAAGTGCCACTATAGTCAATGATTTTATAGAGTTGCTTATATTTTTTTTCATCTTAAAGTTAAATTATACCAGTACTATTGTCATCATAGTACTGGCAGATTATTTATTTTACAATTACTTTGAATGATTTTTTGATGTTACCATATTCAAGAACAACAAGATACATATTGCTCTCTGTTATTTCAGGTAATTGTATTTCAGTTTTGGCAGTAGATGACTGAACTGTTTTAATCAATTTACCAGAAACAGAGAAAAGTGTTATCTGCATGTTTTGTAATTCTTCTTCAGGAAAATCAGCTTCTATTGTTATGACCTTTCCTGCTTCAATTGGGTTAGGATAAAGTTTCGCCTGTAAAGAATTTTGCAATACAATAGTAGCGTCGCATGTTTGAAGTACTTTTCCGTCTTTAGTCGTCATTTTTACACTATACAGTGCTGAAGTATCTAATACAGAATTTGATTCATTTCCGGCAGAATAATATTGACCAGTCCCAACTAATTGACCATTTTTAAACCATTGGTAAGAAACAAATTCATAACCGCCATTTGTTTGAGGGTTGTTGTTTACAAGTAAGACATTGTTAAACTTCTGCTTCACAATATCATAGAATGAAAATGGCTTTTCTACTTTAATAGTATAATTGGCTGTAGCAGTTCCATCTTGCGAAGTGATAGTCACGTTTTGGGTGTAAATCCCTGCCTTAGGAGTGGCAATTGTAAAACTGGCAGACGGTGTAATAGTAGCATTTGTCTGATTTACAATAGCGACATTAGGATTGTTTTCACCGCATGACATTACATAGGTAATATCTTTCGCAGGATTATTATAAACTTTGCTGCCAATAGTAATATTTTGAACCGTTATATCATTGTTTTTAATTATCAAAAGTTGCGAAACATCTGCTGCCGGAAGATAATTTTGATTGCCATCCTGATGAGCCGTAATTAACAATTCTCCAGACCTTAACATATTAACCAAACCAGTTGTCGAAACATTAGCTGGTGGAAGGGTAGAAGTGTAGGTAAAAGTGAAACGTACTGGTAAACCTGAATTAGTAGTTGCCTGTAAATTAAAGTTGTTGTTACTTCCAAGAATTCTTGGGGCCAAAGCTCCAAATATAATTTGTTGTGCCGCTTTTTTAATGGTAAGGTTTGCAGTCAGAATTACCGGTGAACAATTGGGTGTAGTCACAGATGGAGTTACCGTTGCTGTAATTGCATAAACGCCTGCATTAGTAGCACCGTTAGCTGTTCCAGTTGCAGGAACAGTAGTGTAGGCTACAGTAGCTCCTGCAGGAAGGTTAGCCAC contains:
- a CDS encoding beta-N-acetylhexosaminidase, whose protein sequence is MVKSFFYSLLLCTTLSFAQEVNIIPQPVKVVRNAGNFVITSQTSLVVTNKEDNATAAFLNGYLSNYYGFVLPIAKKANKNYIKLSSQKNIEGLKSEGYTFKSGKNGVEITGNAAIGTFYGMQTLIQLLPVEKSKNLAIAAVEVKDEPRFAYRGAMLDVGRHYFPVAFVKKYIDYLALHKMNYFHWHLTEDQGWRIEIKKYPKLTEIGSKRNGSIIGSYPGKGSDNTPEGGFYTQEEVKDIVKYASDRFITVIPEIEMPGHSSAAIAAYPELSCFPNEKTQLPDNMISAKSKQEMANGRIKIVQETWGVHSDVYVPSEYTFKFLQDVIDEIVVLFPSKYIHVGGDESPKDAWKRSEFCQQLIKEKGLKDEHGLQSYFIQRMEKYINGKGRTLIGWDEILEGGLAPNAVVMSWRGEEGGIAAAKENHQVIMTPGSHVYLDHSQTKNEKEVTIGGYLPIETVYSYEPVPKELNEQQAKYVLGAQGNVWTEYMANPAKVEYMIFPRLSALSEVLWSSKENKNWSGFQTKIETMKKRYTIWGANYFKE